The Gillisia sp. Hel_I_86 genome has a segment encoding these proteins:
- a CDS encoding UDP-glycosyltransferase has protein sequence MKSKKIFILLPDGVGLRNFAFTSFVKIGEQMGWNVIFWNQTPFDLTELGYKELKLHGKPRAYTDLLKRAKINVELNYFEKKFKDKVYQTYKFPSSNKGIKSKIKNTIVTQLTKIYKGEKGLQKLRGKLKASERKSAFYKHCKGVLEREKPDFIFCTNQRPVNAIAPLTAAQDLGIPTSTFIFSWDNLPKATMVVEPDFYFVWSEYMKDELLTYYPFIKPDNIFITGSPQFEPHFNLGLRKAREDFFRENNLNPVKEYICFSGDDKTTSPDDPHYLRDVATVIEKLNSNGENIGIIFRRCPVDFSDRYDNVLNKYQNMIVSLVPKWKQVGENWNAVIPTKEDLQLQINTILHTEAVINLGSSMVFDYTLLNKPCLYLNYDVEKQMDSNWSSKKIYKFVHFRSMPNGKEVIWLNSKTEIAPKLNLILTNSRETVNHAKNWFKKINLSPPEKASERIWEEIDKIAKKCT, from the coding sequence TTGAAATCAAAAAAAATCTTCATCCTGCTTCCCGATGGCGTCGGCTTACGAAATTTCGCTTTTACATCTTTTGTTAAGATAGGAGAACAAATGGGTTGGAACGTGATATTCTGGAATCAAACCCCTTTTGACCTCACCGAATTGGGTTACAAAGAACTCAAACTTCACGGAAAACCTCGCGCTTACACCGATCTTTTAAAACGGGCGAAAATCAATGTGGAGCTGAATTATTTTGAAAAAAAATTTAAAGATAAAGTATACCAAACCTACAAATTCCCTTCCTCCAATAAAGGCATAAAATCCAAAATTAAAAATACAATTGTTACTCAACTCACTAAAATATATAAAGGAGAAAAGGGACTGCAAAAATTACGGGGGAAATTAAAAGCATCCGAAAGAAAATCCGCTTTTTATAAACATTGCAAAGGAGTTTTGGAAAGAGAAAAACCAGATTTTATATTTTGCACCAATCAGCGGCCGGTAAATGCTATTGCCCCCTTAACCGCAGCACAAGACCTGGGGATTCCCACCAGCACTTTTATTTTTTCCTGGGACAATCTTCCCAAGGCAACCATGGTTGTAGAACCAGATTTCTACTTCGTGTGGAGCGAATATATGAAAGATGAATTACTTACGTATTATCCTTTTATTAAGCCAGACAATATCTTTATTACCGGGAGCCCACAGTTCGAACCTCATTTTAATTTGGGCCTTAGAAAGGCAAGAGAAGATTTTTTTCGAGAGAACAACTTAAATCCCGTTAAGGAATATATTTGTTTTAGTGGGGACGATAAAACCACTAGTCCAGATGATCCTCATTATTTACGGGATGTAGCAACAGTAATAGAGAAATTAAATAGTAATGGGGAAAACATTGGAATTATATTTAGGCGATGTCCTGTGGATTTTTCTGATAGATATGATAATGTTTTAAATAAATATCAAAATATGATAGTTTCCCTGGTTCCCAAATGGAAACAAGTTGGTGAGAACTGGAATGCAGTTATCCCAACTAAAGAAGATCTTCAATTACAAATAAATACCATTCTTCATACAGAAGCAGTTATAAATTTAGGCTCCTCAATGGTTTTCGATTATACATTACTAAACAAGCCCTGTCTATATTTAAACTACGATGTTGAAAAACAGATGGATTCCAATTGGTCATCAAAAAAGATTTATAAGTTTGTGCATTTTAGATCTATGCCAAATGGGAAAGAGGTTATTTGGTTAAATTCCAAAACAGAAATTGCACCTAAGCTAAATTTAATTCTAACTAACTCAAGAGAGACCGTTAATCATGCTAAAAATTGGTTCAAAAAAATAAATCTTTCTCCGCCAGAAAAAGCTTCTGAAAGAATCTGGGAGGAAATTGATAAAATCGCAAAAAAATGCACTTAG
- a CDS encoding glycosyltransferase family 4 protein — protein MHLGFLTSEYPHPKTNPAAGIGTSIKNMVTALVEKGVKVSLFIYGQTRDEVFIEDGIKFHLIKQQKYMFLGWYLHRKFLQHYLNKAIVQDKIGAIEAPDWTGITAFMNLKCPLVIRMNGSDTYFCHLENRAQKKKNFWFEKKAFTGANHLLSVSEFTAKKTTELFSLKKEIEVIPNSVDINYFKPNNTEIEPNTILYFGSIIRKKGILELAEIFNLIVEAKPTARLLFAGKDVKDHFTGSSTKQLILDKLSPVAKKNTASLGVLPYEKVLTQIGKAQVIVLPSFAEALPMTWIEAMAMEKAMVTSNIGWAKEVMIDGITGFTVDPKEHQEYARKVLQLLENPKLAKEMGKSARQQVVAKFSTQVVVERNIEFYKSVIKKS, from the coding sequence ATGCACTTAGGCTTTTTAACCTCCGAATACCCACATCCTAAAACGAATCCTGCCGCGGGGATTGGCACCAGCATTAAAAACATGGTTACAGCCCTAGTGGAAAAAGGGGTGAAAGTTTCTCTATTTATCTACGGCCAGACAAGAGATGAGGTTTTTATTGAAGACGGAATAAAATTTCATTTGATAAAGCAGCAAAAATATATGTTTCTAGGCTGGTACCTGCACCGGAAATTTCTTCAGCATTACCTCAACAAAGCAATTGTACAAGACAAAATAGGCGCTATTGAAGCCCCTGACTGGACCGGGATTACCGCTTTTATGAATCTCAAATGTCCGCTAGTAATTAGAATGAATGGCAGTGACACCTATTTTTGCCATCTTGAAAACCGGGCGCAGAAAAAAAAGAATTTCTGGTTTGAGAAAAAAGCATTTACAGGAGCAAATCACCTGCTTTCTGTGAGTGAATTCACCGCGAAGAAAACCACAGAACTTTTCAGCTTAAAAAAAGAAATTGAAGTCATTCCCAATTCGGTGGATATAAACTATTTTAAACCCAACAATACCGAGATTGAACCTAATACCATTCTTTATTTTGGAAGCATCATCAGAAAAAAAGGGATTTTGGAACTAGCAGAAATCTTTAACCTTATAGTGGAGGCGAAACCAACAGCCAGGCTTCTTTTTGCAGGAAAAGATGTAAAAGATCATTTTACAGGCAGTTCCACCAAACAATTGATACTTGATAAACTTTCTCCAGTAGCCAAGAAAAACACAGCATCGCTTGGCGTGCTTCCTTATGAAAAGGTATTAACACAGATTGGCAAAGCCCAAGTAATTGTACTCCCCAGTTTTGCGGAAGCTTTACCAATGACGTGGATAGAAGCAATGGCGATGGAAAAGGCAATGGTAACATCAAATATTGGCTGGGCAAAAGAAGTGATGATAGATGGTATAACCGGGTTTACTGTAGACCCAAAAGAGCATCAGGAATACGCTAGGAAAGTCCTGCAATTATTGGAAAATCCTAAGCTTGCAAAGGAAATGGGAAAATCGGCCCGGCAACAGGTGGTAGCTAAATTTTCTACGCAAGTGGTTGTAGAAAGGAATATTGAGTTTTATAAAAGTGTGATTAAAAAAAGTTAA
- a CDS encoding type II toxin-antitoxin system VapC family toxin, whose protein sequence is MQYLLDTNTCVFFLRGKLNLDELIRSIGIENCFISELTVFELKYGAENSENPNKSHQAVSKFISGLSVIPIYGVVEKYAEEKVRLRNNGTPMHDEFDLIIGVTAIVNNLTLVTDNIKDFKYLKKLKIENWFQRK, encoded by the coding sequence ATGCAGTATTTACTGGACACGAATACTTGCGTGTTTTTCCTTCGTGGAAAATTGAATCTTGACGAATTAATAAGAAGTATAGGTATTGAGAATTGCTTTATTTCAGAATTAACTGTGTTTGAACTAAAATATGGTGCGGAAAACAGTGAGAATCCAAATAAATCTCATCAAGCCGTTTCTAAATTTATCAGCGGATTATCAGTAATACCAATTTATGGAGTTGTCGAAAAATATGCTGAAGAAAAAGTTCGCTTAAGAAATAATGGTACGCCAATGCACGATGAGTTTGATTTAATAATTGGAGTTACCGCAATCGTAAATAATTTAACTTTAGTAACTGATAACATAAAAGATTTTAAATATCTGAAGAAACTAAAAATTGAAAATTGGTTTCAACGAAAATAA
- a CDS encoding GIY-YIG nuclease family protein → MQFSAVYIITNKNHTVLYTGVTSNLVKRIYQHKTKAYIGFSSIYNCDQLVYFKEFSSIIEAISYEKKLKAGSRANKEKLINSLNPEWKDLSDGWVFNFN, encoded by the coding sequence ATGCAATTTTCCGCGGTTTATATTATTACTAACAAAAATCACACGGTACTTTATACTGGGGTGACTTCAAATCTAGTTAAAAGGATTTACCAACATAAAACAAAAGCTTATATAGGTTTTTCCTCGATATATAATTGTGATCAATTGGTATATTTCAAAGAGTTTTCTAGTATTATAGAAGCGATTTCTTATGAAAAGAAACTGAAGGCCGGTAGCAGAGCTAACAAGGAAAAATTGATTAATTCCTTAAATCCAGAGTGGAAGGATCTGTCAGATGGGTGGGTGTTTAATTTTAATTAG
- the neuC gene encoding UDP-N-acetylglucosamine 2-epimerase, whose product MPKRKICVVVTARPSYSRIKSALTAIQNHPDLELQLVIAGSALLDRYGNAVDFIEKDGFPIAAKVFMVLEGENPTTMAKTTGLGVMELTNVFYNLKPDAVVTIADRFETIATSIAAAYQNIPLVHIQGGEVTGSIDEKVRHANTKLADLHLVASEDARERVIKLGENPEKVINTGCPSIDLAKEISKSPNLDFNPLDKYGGVGAQLKWENGYIVVMQHPVTTEYKESKNHIQETLKAIKSLNYPTFWFWPNVDAGSDGTSNGIRAFRELEQPTNIHFFKNMEPLDFLKLLSNSKALVGNSSAGLRECAYLGLPVVNIGNRQFRRNRAENVTDVSYNQIEIESAIRTAINSRSFEVSTIYGNGDAGAKIANILATTELTFSKTITY is encoded by the coding sequence ATGCCCAAACGTAAAATCTGCGTGGTAGTTACTGCCCGACCTTCTTATAGCAGAATAAAATCTGCTTTAACAGCTATTCAAAATCATCCGGATCTGGAATTACAATTAGTAATTGCCGGTTCGGCCTTGCTAGATAGGTATGGAAATGCAGTAGATTTTATTGAAAAAGATGGATTTCCAATTGCTGCCAAGGTATTTATGGTGCTTGAAGGTGAAAACCCCACCACCATGGCCAAAACCACTGGGCTTGGGGTGATGGAGCTTACCAATGTGTTCTACAACCTTAAACCCGATGCTGTTGTTACCATTGCCGACAGATTTGAAACTATTGCAACTTCCATTGCAGCGGCATATCAGAATATCCCACTCGTACATATTCAGGGCGGGGAAGTAACTGGTAGTATCGATGAAAAAGTTAGGCACGCAAATACGAAGCTTGCAGACCTTCATTTAGTAGCAAGTGAAGATGCCAGGGAACGCGTTATCAAACTAGGTGAAAATCCTGAAAAAGTCATTAATACCGGATGCCCTTCTATAGATCTGGCAAAAGAAATTTCCAAGTCTCCAAATCTTGATTTTAACCCTTTAGATAAATATGGAGGTGTTGGTGCTCAACTTAAGTGGGAAAATGGCTATATAGTCGTAATGCAACATCCTGTAACCACTGAATATAAGGAGTCTAAGAATCATATTCAGGAGACGTTAAAAGCCATAAAATCTTTAAACTATCCCACATTCTGGTTCTGGCCAAATGTAGATGCCGGTTCCGATGGGACTTCAAATGGGATCAGGGCTTTTCGAGAACTGGAACAGCCTACCAATATCCATTTCTTTAAAAACATGGAACCTTTGGATTTTTTGAAATTACTTAGCAATTCCAAAGCACTTGTTGGCAATTCCAGTGCTGGCCTAAGGGAATGTGCCTATTTAGGTCTTCCAGTAGTAAATATAGGGAACCGCCAATTCCGAAGGAATCGTGCTGAAAATGTTACTGATGTTTCTTATAATCAGATAGAAATAGAATCTGCAATAAGAACAGCTATAAATTCAAGAAGTTTTGAAGTTTCTACAATATATGGAAATGGAGATGCTGGCGCCAAAATAGCCAACATTCTTGCAACTACAGAATTGACCTTCAGCAAAACAATAACCTATTAA
- a CDS encoding cytidylyltransferase domain-containing protein encodes MKVLGIIPARGGSKGIPKKNIKLLGGIPLLEYTAKSALASKLLSRVILSSNDNEIIEVAKKIGLDVPFIRPENLSQDDTPSLSAIKHALAFFEAKNEKFDAICLLQVTTPFREEGLIDKSIQKFESENLECLISVREVPTDFNPHWIFEADANNHLKIATGEDKIISRRQDLPKAFHRDGAIYITKTDVILNQDSLYGNSIGYIESKNNFYVNIDTQKDWNLAEDIIKKTEG; translated from the coding sequence ATGAAAGTACTAGGAATAATCCCAGCTCGAGGCGGAAGCAAAGGAATCCCAAAGAAGAATATCAAATTATTGGGAGGAATCCCATTATTGGAATATACGGCCAAATCTGCTTTGGCTTCAAAATTACTTAGCCGGGTGATACTTAGTTCTAATGATAATGAAATTATTGAAGTTGCAAAAAAAATAGGTTTAGATGTCCCTTTTATACGGCCAGAAAATTTATCCCAAGATGACACTCCCTCCCTTTCCGCAATTAAACATGCCCTGGCATTTTTTGAAGCCAAAAATGAAAAATTTGATGCAATTTGCCTATTACAAGTTACTACCCCATTTAGAGAGGAAGGCCTCATCGATAAATCCATCCAAAAATTCGAGAGCGAAAATTTGGAGTGCCTAATTTCAGTAAGGGAAGTACCCACCGATTTTAATCCGCATTGGATATTTGAAGCAGACGCTAATAATCATCTTAAAATCGCAACCGGAGAAGATAAAATAATTTCCAGACGACAAGATTTACCAAAAGCTTTTCATCGCGATGGTGCCATTTATATTACCAAGACAGATGTCATATTAAATCAGGATTCACTTTATGGAAATTCCATAGGCTATATAGAATCTAAAAATAATTTCTATGTAAATATAGATACCCAAAAGGATTGGAACCTAGCTGAAGATATAATCAAAAAAACAGAAGGCTAA
- the asnB gene encoding asparagine synthase (glutamine-hydrolyzing), translating into MCGIAGIISSEASEKDLKAMLKKQVHRGPDYTGIFIDEGFAALGHNRLAIIDLSPDANQPFTDISGRYQLTFNGEIYNYKELKEELKNSYHFKTTSDTEVLLAAYIKWGKKCLDKFIGMFAFTIWDIKEKSLFAARDRFGVKPFFYTQENGFLYFSSEIKAIRSVLKRNLPNEKVWATYFTYGSYGLPDETFFEDIHQLPGGHFLTFSNEKLVIKKWYNFTEAVSKIDTKNSFEEAKNIYLSLLKDSIALRFRADVPLGFNISGGVDSSLLLALVNEFEDKKRINAYTFYTGDLKYDELPWVEKMISTTKNPLTSVKFVAREVENSAKLIAEIQDEPFGGIPTLAYSKIFEQAQKDGIKVLLDGQGMDEQWAGYDYYLPKTDSQNIIQGVGNNSPYKPNVLTDKLRLLAEKPSYPQLFDNNLQNKQFRDLFYTKIPRALRFNDRISMAYSTELREPFLDHRLVEFAFAQPPEFKIHHRVQKYMLREILKSVAPQDISFAPKRPLQTPQREWLGEELKEWVESNLANLKDLDWFDNNQIEKEWQAYLVGNQESSFHIWQLVNAAMLLK; encoded by the coding sequence ATGTGCGGAATAGCGGGTATAATTTCTTCCGAAGCATCGGAAAAGGATCTTAAAGCAATGCTAAAAAAACAAGTTCATCGCGGTCCAGATTACACGGGAATTTTTATAGATGAGGGTTTTGCTGCACTAGGACACAACAGGCTTGCAATTATCGACCTTTCTCCAGATGCAAATCAACCATTTACCGATATTTCTGGGAGGTACCAACTCACCTTCAATGGCGAGATCTATAATTATAAAGAACTTAAAGAGGAATTAAAAAACTCTTACCATTTTAAAACCACTTCGGACACAGAAGTACTGCTTGCAGCTTATATTAAATGGGGCAAGAAATGTTTGGACAAATTTATTGGCATGTTTGCTTTTACAATTTGGGACATCAAGGAAAAATCGCTTTTTGCAGCCAGGGATCGGTTTGGGGTAAAACCTTTTTTTTATACTCAGGAAAACGGTTTCTTATACTTCAGCAGTGAGATCAAGGCTATCCGCTCGGTTTTAAAACGAAATTTACCCAACGAAAAAGTGTGGGCCACTTATTTTACTTATGGCTCTTATGGATTGCCAGATGAAACATTTTTTGAAGATATCCATCAACTTCCAGGAGGCCATTTTTTAACATTTTCCAATGAGAAATTAGTAATAAAGAAATGGTATAATTTTACGGAAGCAGTGTCAAAGATCGATACTAAAAATAGCTTTGAAGAAGCAAAGAATATTTATTTGAGTCTTTTAAAAGATAGCATCGCGCTTCGGTTTAGAGCCGATGTTCCTCTTGGTTTTAATATTAGCGGGGGCGTTGATAGTTCATTGCTTCTTGCCTTGGTTAATGAATTTGAAGATAAAAAAAGGATCAATGCCTATACCTTTTATACGGGAGATTTAAAATATGATGAACTCCCCTGGGTAGAAAAAATGATTTCTACTACCAAAAACCCACTTACAAGTGTAAAATTTGTTGCTAGGGAAGTTGAAAATTCAGCAAAATTAATAGCAGAAATACAAGATGAACCTTTTGGGGGAATCCCCACGCTGGCCTATTCCAAGATTTTTGAACAGGCGCAAAAAGATGGGATAAAAGTTTTGCTGGATGGACAGGGCATGGATGAGCAATGGGCTGGTTATGATTATTATCTTCCAAAAACCGATTCTCAAAACATCATTCAGGGAGTAGGAAATAACAGTCCGTACAAACCCAATGTCTTAACTGATAAACTAAGATTACTTGCGGAGAAACCATCTTATCCCCAACTTTTTGACAACAACCTTCAAAACAAGCAATTCCGGGACCTGTTTTATACCAAAATTCCCCGTGCACTTAGATTCAATGACCGGATCTCTATGGCGTATAGCACAGAACTTCGGGAACCCTTCCTAGATCACCGACTTGTAGAGTTCGCTTTTGCCCAACCTCCAGAATTTAAAATTCATCATAGGGTTCAAAAATATATGCTTAGGGAAATTTTGAAATCTGTGGCTCCCCAGGATATTTCCTTTGCTCCCAAACGCCCTTTGCAAACTCCTCAACGAGAATGGCTAGGAGAAGAACTTAAAGAATGGGTAGAGTCAAACTTAGCAAACCTTAAGGATTTAGATTGGTTCGATAATAATCAAATCGAAAAAGAATGGCAGGCCTATCTCGTTGGGAACCAAGAATCAAGTTTTCATATTTGGCAATTGGTGAATGCTGCGATGTTATTAAAATAA
- a CDS encoding ABC transporter permease: MSEANNDWLYEITPKRKLIDLNFKEIWRYRDLLILFVKRNIVTVYKQTILGPLWYFIQPMFTAITFTLVFNNIANIPTGDVPPFLFNLTGITAWNYFSQCLTGTSDTFRANAGIFGKVYFPRVIMPLSNVITNLFKFGIQLLVLLVSYIYVVWSGVEISPNLNLLLLPIYIIMMAMLGLGLGMIISAFTTKYRDLTVLVGFATSLLVYFSAVPYPLSEVENKMPDYAWIVQYNPLTQIIEGFRYMILDTGTFTWFGFTYTLIISISLFLFGLVVFNRTEKNFIDTV; encoded by the coding sequence ATGAGCGAAGCGAATAATGACTGGCTTTACGAAATAACCCCCAAACGAAAACTGATCGATCTTAATTTTAAGGAGATCTGGCGTTATAGGGATCTTTTGATACTTTTTGTGAAACGGAATATTGTTACCGTTTATAAACAAACTATTCTTGGTCCATTATGGTATTTTATACAGCCAATGTTTACGGCGATTACATTCACATTGGTGTTTAATAACATTGCCAATATCCCTACCGGTGATGTACCTCCTTTTTTATTTAACCTTACAGGTATAACCGCCTGGAATTACTTTAGCCAGTGTCTTACAGGAACCTCCGATACTTTTAGGGCCAATGCCGGAATTTTTGGTAAGGTATATTTTCCAAGAGTAATCATGCCTCTCTCGAATGTGATAACAAACTTGTTCAAATTTGGGATTCAGCTTTTGGTATTGCTGGTTTCTTACATTTATGTGGTTTGGAGCGGAGTCGAAATAAGTCCCAATCTTAATCTTCTTTTGCTTCCCATTTATATTATAATGATGGCTATGCTTGGCTTGGGTCTTGGAATGATCATCTCTGCCTTTACAACAAAATATAGGGATCTTACGGTTCTGGTGGGATTTGCAACTTCATTATTGGTTTATTTTTCTGCTGTACCTTATCCCTTGAGTGAAGTTGAAAACAAAATGCCGGATTATGCGTGGATCGTTCAATATAATCCGTTGACCCAAATTATAGAGGGATTCCGATATATGATTCTAGATACTGGAACATTTACGTGGTTTGGATTCACTTATACGTTGATAATTTCAATATCCTTGTTTTTATTCGGATTGGTAGTCTTTAATCGTACGGAAAAGAATTTTATAGATACTGTATAG
- a CDS encoding four helix bundle protein, with protein sequence MNHKDLEVWKKAMDLVEQIYLLTSTFPSSEMYGLTNQLRRAAVSIPSNIAEGSARKGDKELLYFINMATGSLAEIETQLLIGVRLKYIKEQNEIFDKIIEVRKMLLGFRNYINRKS encoded by the coding sequence ATGAATCATAAGGATCTGGAAGTATGGAAAAAAGCTATGGATTTGGTAGAACAAATTTATCTACTAACTTCTACTTTTCCTTCTTCTGAAATGTATGGATTGACTAATCAGTTACGCAGGGCAGCAGTTTCAATACCCTCAAATATAGCTGAGGGATCAGCGCGAAAAGGGGATAAGGAATTACTTTATTTTATAAACATGGCAACTGGGTCACTAGCTGAAATTGAAACTCAGCTTTTAATTGGCGTTAGATTGAAATATATAAAAGAACAAAACGAAATTTTTGATAAAATAATCGAAGTCCGAAAAATGTTGCTCGGTTTTAGAAATTATATAAACAGAAAATCATAA
- a CDS encoding exopolysaccharide transport family protein yields MANEDDHISDVGSTFDFKGFILKILSYWQLILVSVGISMAVAYYNNVRKLPVYQLGNSISIKDDQNPFFTTNTSLTFNWGGVSDKVSTATTILKSRSHNEEVVEKLQYYLQYLSDGEYQRIDAYGTAPFIVEVDTSRFQAINLPITITFKSENTFNLKADIPSSLSTQNYGTKEKGSLSLDTQDFSRDFKVGEPIQLPFFSGAINRSKQALQVAKPFYINFLNFDSAVGQYRGVSIGADNMNGSMLNLSMSGGNKARIVEYLNGTVAVLSENMLERKNLFATKTIRFIDSSLAVKSRELKDVEDELNDFRNENAILDISAESSQISSKLAGFDVRKEDIRRQLAYFNTLESYLQTKTDYSNVPAPSVAGINEGSITSGVGKILELSQERSKYQYSLKENSPVFADIDRQINSVKTVLLENISSSTGLLQGELRSINGQIAQSEAAIKKLPQEEQDLLKIQRKYSISEKTYNLFLEKRSEASLIKAANVSDVMIIDGAKDTGGGQIGPNTQLNYVMALLVGAVIPLVFVFLIVFLNTNVLNAQEVSRLSPIPILGLIGKNKVDSNLVVFEKPKSAISEGFRGIRSSLQFMYKKLSVTGSKTVMITSSVSGEGKTFCAMNLATVFALSGKKTVLLGLDLRKPKIFDDFELDNDLGVVNYLIGNNSVDDIIQPSKIPFLDVVTAGPIPPNPSELLMTDEMETLMNELKEKYDYIIMDTPPIGIVADAMNLVKYADTTLFLIRQDYTKRGMLESINEKYSKGEIKNISFVLNYFQHRAKYGYGYGYGYGYGYGYGYSYNKYNAYGEAPGKIAQFKKWWRNAMRNFE; encoded by the coding sequence ATGGCGAATGAAGATGATCATATCTCGGACGTAGGTTCCACTTTCGATTTTAAGGGATTTATCCTTAAAATTCTAAGTTACTGGCAACTTATTCTAGTTTCTGTGGGGATAAGCATGGCAGTTGCCTATTACAACAATGTTAGAAAACTACCCGTTTACCAGTTGGGGAATTCGATTTCCATAAAAGACGATCAAAACCCATTTTTTACCACCAATACAAGTCTTACTTTTAATTGGGGAGGGGTTTCAGATAAAGTGAGTACGGCAACCACAATTTTAAAGTCTAGATCCCATAATGAAGAGGTGGTAGAAAAGCTACAATATTATCTTCAATATTTAAGCGATGGGGAATATCAGAGAATAGATGCCTATGGGACTGCTCCATTTATAGTTGAAGTAGACACAAGTAGGTTTCAGGCTATTAACTTGCCAATTACCATTACTTTTAAATCTGAAAACACGTTTAATTTAAAAGCTGATATTCCATCTTCACTTTCCACTCAAAATTACGGGACCAAAGAGAAGGGCTCCTTGAGCTTGGATACCCAAGATTTCAGCAGGGATTTTAAGGTAGGAGAACCTATTCAATTACCTTTTTTCAGCGGGGCAATAAATAGGAGTAAGCAGGCCTTGCAAGTTGCAAAACCCTTCTATATAAATTTCTTGAATTTTGATTCAGCGGTTGGGCAATATCGGGGAGTGTCCATTGGAGCAGATAATATGAATGGCTCTATGCTAAATTTGTCAATGAGCGGTGGTAATAAAGCGAGGATTGTTGAGTATTTAAATGGAACCGTTGCCGTGCTGAGCGAGAATATGTTGGAGCGCAAAAATTTGTTCGCCACAAAAACAATCAGGTTTATAGACAGCAGTTTAGCTGTAAAATCTCGGGAATTAAAAGATGTTGAGGACGAATTAAACGATTTTAGGAATGAGAATGCTATTCTCGATATCTCTGCAGAAAGCTCTCAAATTTCCTCAAAACTTGCAGGATTTGATGTGCGGAAAGAAGATATAAGAAGGCAACTAGCTTATTTTAATACACTAGAAAGTTACTTGCAAACCAAGACAGATTATAGCAATGTTCCAGCACCTTCGGTTGCAGGTATTAATGAAGGAAGTATTACATCTGGGGTAGGAAAAATTTTGGAATTATCTCAGGAGCGAAGTAAGTATCAATATTCCTTAAAAGAAAACTCCCCGGTGTTTGCAGATATCGACAGGCAGATCAATTCTGTAAAAACAGTACTTCTGGAGAATATCAGTTCTTCAACGGGATTGTTACAAGGAGAATTAAGATCTATCAATGGACAAATTGCTCAATCTGAAGCCGCAATAAAAAAATTGCCGCAGGAAGAGCAAGATCTTTTAAAGATTCAGCGTAAATATAGTATTAGTGAAAAGACCTATAATCTTTTCTTAGAAAAGAGAAGTGAGGCCAGTTTGATAAAAGCAGCGAATGTAAGTGATGTAATGATTATAGACGGTGCTAAAGATACCGGAGGGGGTCAAATAGGGCCTAATACCCAATTAAACTATGTGATGGCATTATTGGTGGGGGCTGTTATCCCGTTGGTTTTTGTATTTCTTATAGTTTTCTTAAATACCAATGTATTAAATGCACAAGAAGTTTCGAGATTGTCCCCTATTCCAATTTTAGGGTTGATAGGGAAGAACAAGGTGGATTCTAATTTGGTGGTTTTCGAAAAACCAAAATCGGCCATTTCAGAAGGTTTTCGGGGAATTCGGAGTAGTTTGCAATTCATGTATAAAAAGCTGAGTGTTACCGGTTCCAAAACCGTAATGATCACTTCTTCGGTTTCTGGGGAAGGAAAAACCTTTTGTGCCATGAACTTGGCGACTGTTTTTGCATTAAGCGGAAAGAAAACGGTATTATTGGGACTGGATTTACGTAAGCCTAAGATTTTTGATGACTTTGAATTGGACAACGATCTTGGGGTAGTAAATTATCTAATCGGCAATAATTCGGTAGATGATATCATCCAACCCAGTAAAATTCCTTTTTTGGATGTAGTGACGGCAGGACCCATTCCACCAAACCCTTCAGAATTATTGATGACAGATGAAATGGAAACTTTAATGAATGAGTTAAAGGAGAAATATGATTATATCATAATGGATACGCCCCCCATTGGAATTGTCGCCGATGCCATGAATTTGGTTAAATATGCAGATACCACGCTATTTTTGATAAGACAAGATTATACCAAAAGAGGGATGCTAGAGTCTATAAATGAGAAATATTCTAAAGGAGAGATCAAGAATATTAGCTTTGTACTTAACTATTTCCAACATCGCGCAAAATATGGCTATGGTTACGGCTATGGCTATGGCTATGGCTACGGTTATGGCTATTCCTACAATAAATACAACGCTTATGGGGAAGCTCCCGGAAAAATTGCCCAGTTTAAAAAATGGTGGAGAAATGCGATGCGGAATTTTGAATAG